The Dioscorea cayenensis subsp. rotundata cultivar TDr96_F1 chromosome 7, TDr96_F1_v2_PseudoChromosome.rev07_lg8_w22 25.fasta, whole genome shotgun sequence genome includes a region encoding these proteins:
- the LOC120265084 gene encoding protein MAIN-LIKE 1-like has protein sequence MAFLRLQSDHISSILSEKPDRVLRCRHVSIAEPPTQIIGLLREAGHEVIGQTSGLGSAVCAELLGVVPPAEQRKGQSITLTWLEETFGMLPYDAGQRQIKCYARAYILRLIGCVLMPDMSQNRVHLKWLPLLRYFTEAGRYSWGSACVATLYRSLCHASNKDLKNISGSMILLQSWAWYRISSISPRTRAIWATLKWMMIAHSNKHNVKIYRRLLDRLEMQQ, from the exons ATGGCGTTCTTAAGATTACAGAGTGatcacatttcatccattttgtcGGAAAAG CCTGATCGGGTTCTTAGGTGTAGACATGTGTCTATCGCAGAGCCTCCTACACAAATCATAGGCCTTTTAAGAGAAGCTGG CCACGAAGTCATCGGTCAGACTTCCGGCTTAGGAAGTGCTGTCTGTGCAGAGTTGCTCGGAGTGGTCCCACCGGCGGAGCAAAGGAAAGGTCAGAGTATAACTCTAACATGGCTTGAGGAAACATTTGGCATGCTGCCATACGATGCAGGTCAACGACAGATAAAATGTTATGCACGTGCCTATATCCTAAGGCTTATCGGTTGTGTCCTCATGCCAGATATGTCTCAAAATAGGGTTCATCTGAAGTGGTTACCACTTCTGAGGTATTTTACAGAAGCAGGAAGATACAGTTGGGGTTCAGCATGTGTAGCAACCTTGTACAGGTCTTTATGCCATGCATCCAACAAggatttgaaaaatatcagtGGATCTATGATATTACTTCAATCATGGGCATGGTACAGGATTTCAAGTATATCCCCTCGAACCCGTGCTATC TGGGCGACattgaagtggatgatgataGCTCATAGC
- the LOC120265085 gene encoding phenazine biosynthesis-like domain-containing protein 2, producing the protein MATRAVRYAMCAIFGSFGFRDRCFHETMTFKGNPAAICFLEDGHQVDDEWMQSVAKEINISRARFLDPCYLDDNPRFNLRWFTPIDEVDLCGHATLVAAHFLLSYGLVKCDVIEFATKSGILTATKVYGIKQSTLFNVKAENFIKSNGEKESFSIELNFPVCKVVESDPGEIPSIPETLNGASMINVTKRSSSDDHIVLPCPSLNL; encoded by the exons ATGGCTACAAGAGCAGTGAGATATGCTATG TGTGCAATTTTTGGATCTTTTGGTTTTCGAGATAGATGCTTTCACGAGACCATGACATTTAAAGGTAATCCTGCAGCTATATGTTTCTTAGAGGATGGACACCAAGTGGATGATGAGTGGATGCAATCTGTTGCCAAGGAGATCAACATCTCGAGGGCTCGCTTTCTTGACCCGTGCTATCTCGATGACAACCCGCGGTTTAATCTTCGGTGGTTCACTCCGATCGATGAG GTTGATCTTTGTGGTCATGCAACTTTGGTTGCAGCGCATTTTCTTTTATCATATGGCTTGGTAAAATGTGATGTCATTGAGTTTGCTACAAAATCTGGAATTTTGACTGCTACAAAAGTCTATGGAATCAAGCAGTCAACCTTATTTAATGTTAAGGCTGAAAACTTTATCAAATCcaatggagaaaaagaaagctTTTCAATTGAGTTGAACTTTCCTGTATGCAAGGTTGTTGAATCCGATCCCGGTGAGATCCCATCTATTCCTGAAACTTTGAATGGTGCATCTATGATCAATGTTACAAAGAGAAGCTCATCTGATGACCACATTGTACTCCCTTGCCCATCCCTTAATCTTTGA